A genomic stretch from Gardnerella leopoldii includes:
- a CDS encoding DsbA family protein, which translates to MPKIQMRDNKQGDSSATRLQRTIENRERAARERRQQAIIGVIVVIIVAAMLAAVGITAYQAAYVQPQKKVEQSAKSNHNLDNIDPSIRPSGVNSKNGILLSKDGYGKQAAGAPTVATYFDPLCPGCGNFNRTVDETLIKMVEAGQINLELHPMSFLDGLSTDHYSTRVSSAIAYIASYDNDPKHLLQFINGIFNEKFQPEEGEGYKPVSNKELIKLAKKSGIPNEIASKAFNRQYLKWQLLVNKYTPDRKELWNVSGSNKGSMTTPTVTINDKLLDMNAINEKKMKVLDALLHCIGLDKKQVGVAGQMPKVSDTSSPIAL; encoded by the coding sequence ATGCCTAAAATTCAGATGCGTGATAATAAGCAGGGAGATTCATCTGCTACTCGCCTACAAAGAACCATAGAAAATCGCGAACGTGCCGCGCGTGAGCGTCGTCAGCAAGCAATTATCGGCGTTATTGTAGTAATTATTGTTGCGGCTATGTTGGCTGCTGTAGGCATTACTGCGTATCAGGCAGCTTACGTTCAGCCTCAGAAAAAAGTAGAGCAATCTGCAAAATCTAATCATAATTTGGATAATATTGATCCAAGTATTCGTCCAAGCGGTGTTAATTCTAAGAATGGAATTCTTCTTAGCAAGGATGGGTACGGTAAGCAAGCTGCTGGTGCTCCTACAGTTGCTACTTATTTTGATCCTTTGTGCCCTGGTTGCGGAAACTTTAATCGTACTGTTGATGAAACTTTAATTAAAATGGTTGAAGCAGGTCAAATTAACCTAGAACTTCACCCAATGTCATTCTTGGATGGACTTTCTACTGACCATTACTCGACTCGTGTTTCTAGTGCTATTGCTTATATCGCTTCATATGATAACGATCCAAAGCATTTGCTTCAGTTTATCAATGGTATTTTTAACGAAAAATTCCAGCCGGAAGAAGGCGAGGGATATAAGCCTGTAAGCAATAAAGAATTGATTAAACTGGCTAAGAAATCTGGAATTCCAAACGAAATTGCAAGTAAAGCTTTTAACCGCCAATATTTGAAGTGGCAGCTGCTAGTTAATAAATACACTCCTGATCGTAAGGAATTGTGGAATGTCAGCGGTTCAAATAAAGGATCTATGACAACTCCAACAGTAACTATTAACGATAAATTGCTTGATATGAATGCCATTAATGAGAAAAAAATGAAGGTGCTTGATGCTCTGCTTCATTGCATTGGCTTGGATAAAAAGCAAGTTGGAGTTGCAGGTCAGATGCCTAAAGTGTCTGACACTAGTTCCCCTATTGCATTGTAA
- a CDS encoding DsbA family protein has protein sequence MDQQQETTNDEIQKSNTPYSKSLIGIVIALVILAFAAGAGFMTYYNSINKPQVKIENPTTNKPDTQIEDTANSQIAKEIKKLPSSDIPPASNLQGGILLSKDGYGKQAAGAPTVATYFDPLCPGCGSFNRTVDETLIKMVEAGQINLELHPMSFLNRFSSDQYSYRVSSGIAYIASYDNDPKHLLQFINSIFSERFQPEEGDGYQATPNKALIDLAEDAGVANKIANEAFNLHYVKWQEVINENTPEEKALWNVSGSNKGAMTTPTVTINGKLVDLNAASEKQMDPLEAILKSLGIDKEHVGKSGHMPKVTYKSKPLDL, from the coding sequence ATGGATCAACAACAAGAAACAACAAATGATGAAATACAAAAATCAAATACCCCTTATAGTAAAAGCTTAATTGGCATCGTAATAGCACTAGTTATTCTTGCATTCGCTGCAGGAGCTGGGTTTATGACTTATTACAATTCAATCAATAAACCACAAGTAAAAATTGAAAATCCAACAACCAATAAGCCAGATACACAAATTGAGGATACAGCAAACTCCCAAATAGCCAAAGAGATTAAAAAACTGCCTTCTTCTGACATCCCACCGGCATCTAATTTACAAGGCGGAATTCTTCTTAGCAAGGATGGGTACGGTAAGCAAGCTGCTGGTGCTCCTACAGTTGCTACTTATTTTGATCCTTTGTGCCCTGGTTGCGGATCCTTTAATCGTACTGTTGATGAAACTTTAATTAAAATGGTTGAAGCAGGTCAAATTAACCTAGAACTTCACCCTATGTCATTCTTAAATCGTTTTAGCTCAGATCAATATTCTTATCGCGTCTCAAGCGGTATTGCTTATATCGCCTCATATGATAACGATCCAAAGCATTTGCTTCAGTTTATCAATAGCATCTTTAGTGAAAGATTCCAGCCGGAAGAAGGCGATGGATACCAAGCAACACCGAATAAAGCTCTTATTGATTTAGCTGAAGATGCTGGAGTTGCAAATAAGATTGCGAATGAAGCCTTTAACCTACACTATGTTAAGTGGCAAGAAGTTATTAATGAGAATACTCCAGAAGAAAAAGCTTTATGGAATGTTTCTGGCTCTAATAAAGGCGCTATGACAACTCCAACAGTAACAATTAATGGTAAGCTAGTAGATCTCAATGCAGCTTCTGAAAAGCAGATGGATCCTTTGGAAGCTATATTAAAGTCTTTGGGAATCGATAAAGAACATGTTGGCAAATCTGGCCATATGCCAAAAGTTACATATAAGAGCAAGCCGCTTGATTTATAA
- a CDS encoding ABC transporter ATP-binding protein: MAEVVFDHVTRIYPGNDKPSVDDLNMTIKDGEFLVLVGPSGCGKSTTLRMLAGLEEVNKGRILIGGQDVTTMQPKDRDIAMVFQNYALYPHMTVADNMGFALKIAGVPKEEIRKRVEKAAEVLDLTEYLDRKPKALSGGQRQRVAMGRAIVREPKVFLMDEPLSNLDAKLRVQTRTQIAALQRQLGVTTLYVTHDQTEALTMGDRIAVIKLGVLQQVGAPTELYDRPANVFVAGFIGSPSMNINQHPVVNGRAQIGEDSIVLPAEAVDKLTAEDNGQIIVGFRPEDASLATSDDPNAFSLKVMNVEDLGSDGYIYGNIITDGSPEEASTMMSDQNKLTTIRVNPRALPKVGDTVKIKIDPSKMHLFAPSTELRLN; encoded by the coding sequence ATGGCAGAAGTTGTATTTGATCATGTGACTCGTATATACCCGGGCAACGATAAGCCTTCGGTTGATGACTTGAACATGACTATTAAAGATGGTGAGTTCCTCGTACTCGTTGGTCCATCTGGTTGCGGTAAGTCAACTACTTTGCGTATGTTGGCAGGTCTTGAAGAGGTTAACAAAGGACGTATCCTCATCGGCGGTCAAGATGTTACTACAATGCAGCCAAAGGATCGCGATATTGCAATGGTCTTCCAGAATTATGCACTGTATCCACACATGACAGTTGCTGATAACATGGGCTTTGCTTTGAAGATTGCTGGTGTTCCTAAGGAAGAAATTCGCAAGCGTGTTGAAAAAGCTGCAGAAGTGTTGGATTTGACAGAGTATTTGGATCGTAAGCCGAAGGCTTTGTCTGGTGGTCAGCGTCAGCGTGTTGCTATGGGTCGCGCAATTGTTCGTGAACCAAAAGTCTTCCTCATGGATGAGCCTCTTTCCAACCTTGATGCTAAGCTCCGCGTTCAGACTCGTACTCAGATTGCTGCTTTGCAGCGTCAGCTTGGTGTTACTACTCTGTACGTTACCCACGATCAGACTGAAGCTTTGACCATGGGCGATCGCATTGCAGTGATTAAGCTTGGCGTATTGCAGCAGGTTGGAGCTCCTACTGAGCTTTATGACCGCCCTGCAAATGTATTCGTTGCAGGCTTCATTGGCTCGCCATCCATGAATATCAATCAGCACCCAGTTGTAAACGGTCGAGCTCAGATCGGTGAGGATTCTATAGTTCTTCCAGCTGAGGCTGTTGACAAGCTCACTGCAGAAGATAACGGACAGATTATTGTTGGCTTCCGTCCAGAAGATGCAAGCTTGGCAACATCCGATGATCCAAATGCGTTCTCCTTGAAGGTAATGAACGTGGAAGATCTCGGTTCCGATGGCTATATCTACGGCAATATCATCACCGATGGTTCTCCTGAGGAAGCATCTACGATGATGTCTGATCAAAACAAGCTCACTACTATTCGCGTGAACCCACGTGCTCTTCCAAAGGTTGGCGACACCGTGAAGATCAAGATTGATCCATCTAAGATGCATCTGTTCGCACCTTCTACGGAGTTGCGTTTGAACTAA
- a CDS encoding glutaredoxin domain-containing protein, which produces MSDQPTVNVYGADWCGDCKRAKAALTQYGVAFVWHDIETEEGAEEKAIEISNQKHIPVVTFADNTFMVEPSATQIKAKLESLGILQ; this is translated from the coding sequence ATGTCAGATCAGCCTACCGTAAATGTATACGGTGCAGATTGGTGTGGAGATTGCAAACGTGCAAAAGCTGCGCTAACCCAGTATGGTGTGGCATTCGTTTGGCACGATATTGAAACAGAAGAAGGTGCTGAAGAAAAAGCGATTGAAATTAGCAATCAAAAGCACATTCCAGTTGTTACTTTTGCGGATAATACTTTTATGGTTGAGCCATCTGCAACACAAATAAAAGCAAAACTGGAGTCACTCGGAATACTGCAATAA
- a CDS encoding DUF4032 domain-containing protein — MEWNDAPQLDPRAVQATSVSAQDENASSQEPQALKITAASSDPKMFTLPWELPLSQWPADLFVNLPRGISRHVVRFVHVGDEVYAMKEITRQVAEREYELLRRLRKLELPTVTPIAVVAGRHDANGEKLEAMLVTKHLKFSLPYRALFARTLRPDTAERLIDALAVLMVRLHLSGFYWGDVSLSNVLFLRDADAFSAFLVDAETGDLHGSLTEGQREYDIDLARTNIIGELMDLSSGQLLPTEVDEISIGNRLVDRYHSLWSTLTDVDKFSPDEMWRIERRVNRLNELGFDVDELEMKTSEDGRRVLVRPRVVDAGYASRKLLRLTGLDVQENQARRLLNDLDAYRTSTWRQGEELEIVATDWMREIFEPTVRMIPPEFRSQIEPAQFFHEVLDHRWFMAEKVGHDVAMQDAVTSYIKNVLPQYKMDKHVLAAINADADSGVVDDEYTYSSPAPVGHDIVEDDQDASVWAS; from the coding sequence ATGGAATGGAATGACGCTCCTCAATTAGACCCGCGTGCTGTGCAAGCAACTTCGGTATCTGCACAGGACGAGAATGCGTCGTCTCAAGAGCCGCAGGCACTGAAGATTACTGCGGCTAGTTCAGATCCAAAAATGTTTACACTGCCTTGGGAATTACCACTTTCTCAATGGCCTGCTGATTTATTCGTGAATTTGCCGCGTGGTATTTCTCGTCACGTTGTGCGATTTGTTCACGTTGGCGATGAAGTGTATGCAATGAAGGAAATTACTCGTCAAGTTGCAGAACGTGAGTATGAGCTTTTGCGTAGGCTTCGTAAACTTGAGTTGCCTACAGTTACTCCTATAGCTGTTGTTGCAGGACGCCATGACGCTAATGGTGAAAAGCTTGAGGCAATGTTAGTTACGAAACATTTAAAGTTCTCACTACCATATCGTGCATTATTTGCTCGTACGTTGCGTCCGGATACTGCAGAGCGCCTTATCGATGCGCTTGCTGTTCTTATGGTGCGCTTGCATCTTTCTGGCTTCTATTGGGGCGATGTATCGCTTTCCAACGTGCTGTTTTTGCGAGATGCAGATGCTTTTTCTGCATTCCTAGTTGACGCAGAAACTGGTGATTTGCATGGAAGTTTAACAGAAGGTCAACGAGAATACGATATCGATTTAGCCCGAACCAACATTATTGGTGAGCTTATGGATTTGAGCTCCGGTCAGCTTTTACCGACAGAAGTAGATGAAATCAGTATAGGAAATCGTCTAGTAGATCGCTATCATTCGCTTTGGAGTACGCTTACTGACGTTGATAAGTTCAGTCCTGATGAGATGTGGCGAATTGAACGTCGTGTCAATCGTCTAAATGAGCTTGGTTTCGATGTTGACGAGTTAGAGATGAAGACTTCAGAAGATGGTCGAAGGGTTTTGGTTCGACCTCGCGTTGTGGATGCTGGTTATGCTTCCCGCAAGCTTCTTCGTCTTACTGGATTGGACGTTCAAGAGAATCAGGCTCGAAGGCTTCTGAACGATTTGGATGCGTATCGCACTTCTACATGGCGTCAAGGTGAAGAGCTGGAAATCGTCGCAACTGATTGGATGCGTGAAATTTTCGAGCCAACAGTTCGTATGATTCCTCCTGAGTTCCGTTCGCAAATTGAACCAGCTCAGTTCTTCCATGAAGTGTTGGATCATCGTTGGTTTATGGCAGAAAAAGTTGGCCATGACGTTGCTATGCAAGATGCTGTAACTAGCTATATTAAGAACGTATTACCACAGTACAAAATGGATAAGCATGTTCTTGCTGCTATTAATGCAGATGCTGATTCTGGCGTTGTGGATGATGAATACACGTATTCTTCTCCAGCACCTGTAGGCCACGATATAGTTGAAGATGATCAAGATGCTAGTGTTTGGGCGAGTTGA
- a CDS encoding aggregation-promoting factor C-terminal-like domain-containing protein, translating into MARRWTPRRLIVMRRARIIACVLSISLTATSLFIFTAKKSVAMIVNGKTRIVSTYSTNPIRLLEEQHVPVKTHDQIISSSGDILTNHSTVTVRSAYQTSITVDGVTIPFWTVATSVDQLIGFFKANAKNASRITVNLQNIYDKLTCGLSINKKGPISVIADGKTRVVQNGDLPASAILDSQGIVLGKEDRVSVEEDDGNTVLRVSRVTHGKETRTVSLPFATQTVVDPKLPANSRVVQQVGVNGEREDVYNVTYVDGKAESATLVSQNLVKPAVNQVIAVGKAAPAPIHKNNTNTQKSKQSKQQTNSQHKKQNTEQPAKQEKKNSQQQTQQNQKTQNQAQSKDQNGNNGAQTSQTQQQTASAAPAPAANPPAPAPSSNPDSLVHATPEQAKLFAQGAAAQMGWTGKEWEDLLWLWNKESGWRWNAENPSSHAYGIPQALPGNKMSSAGANWHEDAAIQISWGLSYIKGKYKTPSGAVKHSREIGWY; encoded by the coding sequence ATGGCACGTCGATGGACGCCTAGACGATTAATAGTGATGCGTCGTGCAAGAATAATCGCCTGCGTTTTATCTATATCACTCACAGCAACAAGCTTGTTTATATTTACAGCTAAAAAATCTGTTGCAATGATCGTAAATGGAAAAACGCGTATTGTAAGCACTTATTCAACAAATCCAATACGTTTATTGGAAGAACAACACGTGCCAGTAAAAACTCACGATCAAATTATTTCTTCTTCTGGAGATATTCTCACAAATCATTCTACTGTAACAGTTCGCAGTGCTTATCAAACTTCTATCACTGTAGATGGAGTAACTATACCGTTCTGGACTGTTGCAACTAGTGTCGATCAATTAATCGGCTTTTTTAAAGCTAATGCTAAGAACGCTTCACGAATTACAGTAAATTTGCAAAATATTTACGATAAACTAACTTGCGGCTTATCGATTAATAAAAAAGGTCCAATTAGCGTTATCGCTGACGGGAAAACACGCGTTGTGCAAAATGGAGACTTACCTGCGAGCGCAATTCTTGATTCTCAAGGTATAGTGCTCGGCAAGGAAGATCGCGTAAGCGTAGAAGAAGATGATGGAAATACTGTTTTACGTGTTTCTCGAGTTACTCATGGCAAAGAAACTCGTACGGTTTCATTACCTTTTGCCACACAAACTGTAGTAGATCCTAAACTTCCAGCAAATTCTCGCGTTGTACAACAAGTTGGCGTGAATGGTGAGCGGGAAGATGTTTATAACGTTACATACGTAGATGGCAAAGCAGAAAGCGCAACTCTAGTTTCGCAAAATTTGGTAAAGCCTGCAGTTAATCAAGTTATTGCTGTAGGTAAGGCTGCTCCCGCACCAATTCACAAAAATAATACAAATACACAAAAGTCAAAACAATCCAAACAACAAACAAACTCTCAACACAAAAAGCAGAATACTGAGCAGCCTGCAAAACAGGAGAAGAAAAACAGCCAACAGCAAACTCAACAAAATCAGAAAACGCAAAATCAGGCTCAAAGCAAAGACCAGAATGGTAACAATGGTGCGCAAACATCACAAACTCAACAACAAACCGCATCTGCTGCCCCCGCACCTGCAGCTAATCCACCTGCACCCGCTCCAAGCTCTAATCCCGATAGCCTTGTACATGCTACTCCAGAACAAGCTAAACTATTTGCTCAGGGCGCGGCTGCGCAAATGGGTTGGACCGGTAAAGAATGGGAAGATCTTTTATGGTTATGGAATAAGGAATCTGGATGGAGATGGAACGCAGAAAATCCTAGCTCACACGCTTATGGCATTCCTCAAGCTCTTCCTGGAAATAAAATGAGCAGCGCAGGAGCTAATTGGCATGAAGATGCCGCAATACAAATTAGCTGGGGTCTAAGTTACATTAAGGGCAAATATAAAACACCTAGTGGAGCAGTAAAGCATTCGCGCGAAATTGGCTGGTATTAA
- the ftsY gene encoding signal recognition particle-docking protein FtsY: MNMVMDMNMLIWFAAAAVVIAILLVTVAVILRIHSNSHGPVIPESVDSSIDTGKTKARGTKKSGKQIESNIAVIPNEEVKSELLPESTSSRIKRLRERLAHSANPFGRALFNIISKDHLSEEDWENVEDTLLMADVGSRASEELVEDLRKDARIAGTSSSEDVHSALRTKLLKIVDEDADRRLNADKSDAHHPSVIMMVGVNGTGKTTTAGKLARLFIAQKRSVMFAAADTFRAAAADQLETWASAVSVPVVRADKDGADPASVAFIAANKAKEEQTDLLIVDTAGRLQNKANLMEELGKIRRVIEKTMPVDEVLLVLDATTGQNGMSQAKVFAEAIGITGVVLTKLDGSAKGGIVIAVQRELGVPVKLVGLGEGPDDLVPFDAQSFVDGLLA, encoded by the coding sequence ATGAATATGGTTATGGATATGAACATGCTAATTTGGTTTGCGGCTGCGGCTGTTGTTATTGCCATCTTATTAGTAACAGTTGCAGTGATTTTGCGCATTCACAGCAATAGTCATGGACCAGTAATTCCTGAAAGCGTTGATAGTTCAATCGATACAGGCAAAACTAAAGCGCGTGGAACAAAAAAATCTGGAAAACAGATAGAAAGTAACATAGCTGTTATACCTAATGAAGAAGTAAAGTCTGAATTATTGCCAGAAAGTACTTCTTCGCGTATTAAACGTCTTCGCGAACGTTTGGCTCATAGTGCAAATCCATTTGGTCGTGCATTGTTTAATATCATAAGCAAGGACCATCTTTCGGAAGAAGATTGGGAAAATGTAGAAGATACTCTTCTTATGGCCGATGTTGGCTCTCGAGCTAGTGAAGAATTAGTAGAAGATCTACGCAAAGATGCACGCATTGCTGGTACTTCTAGTTCAGAAGATGTGCATTCAGCATTGCGTACGAAACTATTGAAAATAGTAGATGAAGACGCTGATCGACGCTTAAATGCAGATAAATCAGATGCGCATCATCCTAGCGTTATTATGATGGTCGGCGTTAATGGCACCGGTAAAACCACTACTGCTGGTAAATTAGCGCGATTGTTTATTGCCCAAAAACGTTCAGTAATGTTTGCTGCAGCAGATACTTTTCGTGCGGCTGCAGCTGATCAACTTGAAACTTGGGCGTCTGCAGTAAGCGTGCCAGTTGTTCGTGCAGATAAAGATGGTGCTGATCCTGCTTCTGTTGCTTTTATTGCTGCGAATAAGGCAAAAGAAGAACAAACTGATTTATTGATTGTAGATACTGCTGGTCGTTTGCAGAATAAAGCAAATTTAATGGAAGAGCTTGGCAAAATTCGTAGGGTTATAGAAAAAACTATGCCTGTTGATGAAGTATTGCTGGTATTGGATGCTACTACTGGTCAAAATGGCATGTCTCAAGCAAAAGTATTTGCTGAAGCTATTGGCATTACGGGCGTAGTCCTTACTAAGCTTGATGGTTCCGCTAAAGGTGGAATTGTTATAGCTGTACAGCGTGAACTTGGTGTGCCGGTTAAGCTAGTAGGTCTTGGCGAAGGACCAGATGATTTGGTCCCGTTTGATGCTCAAAGCTTCGTAGACGGTCTGCTCGCTTAA
- a CDS encoding serine/threonine-protein kinase yields MEDTSMFDLQPGNNVGGYTLISRLGGGAMGSVWRVNDDGGNQYAMKILRASVRTKQSEDEDSEQERARMRLKREALALQRIHHPGVCAIVDMELDASIAFIVTELIEGHNLREDVDENGPYIADDLERLAHKLIEAVKAVHEAGIVHRDIKPTNVMISATGPVLVDFGIAMGEGESHVTRTGLVMGTPGFIAPEIIEGGDSDELTDWWSVAAVLAFAATGKPVFGTKPMMAVLERAASGNADLTGLPPRTMAAFRKALNPIREQRCMLSDLENAISQDAMDPLAWPEVNRPFDRNATNITMRKMWRETSRETKEKTAILTNSRTCDAAGTAGITNLNSDGETPTVTVRSTTVMPHSLDSEDDKTFCVDEKTRINALNDVDLQHIQNDNSNNSRIAQSSKLIHASNNVFDNDNIENEAGDSLHVKSDEVPSVDHTLNQHDYVRKGTWILLICIILHLAIACLSILDSIGFAMVFMWISATSGYSISSSLRRWQLNDGIIPRHDSVVRIATLPWHIIRGFVYMLPRVIAIVISGGIGAVIYPFLCGDNPELLSIDVGSLRILLPAYSPNIFSNTAFGYTLGFIVAWVVFAVVKWTTKFRLGLGALFYSGKSFEK; encoded by the coding sequence ATGGAAGATACAAGCATGTTCGATTTGCAGCCAGGGAATAATGTAGGCGGATACACGCTTATTTCTAGGCTTGGCGGCGGCGCAATGGGGTCAGTTTGGCGCGTTAATGACGATGGCGGCAATCAATATGCTATGAAAATATTACGTGCTTCTGTTCGTACAAAACAGAGTGAAGATGAGGATTCTGAGCAGGAACGTGCTCGAATGCGTTTAAAACGTGAAGCTTTGGCTTTGCAGAGGATTCATCATCCAGGTGTTTGCGCGATAGTGGATATGGAATTAGATGCTTCAATCGCTTTTATTGTGACAGAATTGATTGAAGGACATAATTTGCGCGAAGACGTGGATGAGAATGGGCCCTATATTGCAGATGATTTAGAGCGTCTTGCGCATAAGCTTATTGAAGCTGTTAAGGCAGTTCATGAAGCCGGTATTGTTCATCGCGATATTAAACCAACTAATGTAATGATTTCTGCTACTGGACCAGTATTAGTAGATTTTGGTATTGCGATGGGTGAAGGTGAAAGCCATGTTACTCGCACGGGATTAGTGATGGGCACTCCTGGTTTTATTGCTCCAGAAATTATTGAAGGCGGAGATTCAGATGAACTTACAGATTGGTGGTCTGTTGCTGCTGTGCTTGCATTTGCGGCTACCGGTAAGCCTGTTTTTGGCACAAAGCCTATGATGGCGGTTTTGGAGCGTGCTGCCTCAGGCAATGCAGATTTAACTGGGTTGCCTCCTAGAACAATGGCTGCTTTTCGTAAGGCGTTGAATCCGATTCGAGAACAGCGTTGCATGCTATCTGATTTAGAAAATGCAATTAGTCAAGATGCTATGGATCCTTTAGCCTGGCCGGAGGTGAACCGCCCTTTTGACCGTAATGCCACTAACATAACTATGCGTAAAATGTGGCGTGAAACGAGTCGTGAAACAAAAGAAAAAACTGCTATACTAACAAATTCTCGTACCTGCGATGCAGCTGGTACAGCTGGCATAACAAATCTTAACTCTGATGGAGAAACGCCAACCGTAACTGTTCGTTCTACTACTGTTATGCCGCATTCATTAGATAGTGAAGACGATAAAACATTTTGTGTAGATGAAAAAACACGAATTAATGCGTTAAACGATGTCGATTTACAGCATATACAGAACGACAATTCAAACAATTCACGTATTGCACAATCTTCAAAACTTATTCATGCTTCTAATAACGTTTTTGATAATGACAATATTGAAAATGAAGCAGGCGATTCCCTTCATGTTAAAAGTGATGAAGTGCCTTCTGTTGATCATACTCTTAATCAACATGATTATGTGCGTAAAGGAACATGGATACTGCTGATTTGTATAATTCTTCATTTAGCCATTGCTTGCTTAAGCATTCTCGATTCTATTGGTTTTGCGATGGTTTTTATGTGGATTAGTGCAACATCCGGCTACAGTATTTCATCAAGCTTGCGAAGATGGCAACTTAACGATGGAATAATTCCTCGTCATGATTCTGTAGTGCGTATTGCAACTTTGCCATGGCATATTATTCGAGGATTCGTCTACATGCTTCCACGAGTTATAGCTATTGTGATTTCTGGAGGTATTGGAGCTGTTATATATCCATTTCTCTGTGGTGATAATCCTGAATTACTTTCTATAGATGTTGGATCCTTGCGTATTCTTTTGCCAGCTTACTCACCTAATATTTTTTCAAATACTGCATTTGGATATACTCTAGGATTTATTGTTGCATGGGTTGTTTTTGCTGTAGTTAAATGGACTACAAAATTCCGTTTAGGATTAGGTGCGTTATTTTATTCTGGAAAATCATTTGAAAAATAA